From Flaviflexus ciconiae:
AACGACCATGGACAGGGCAAGCATGATGACCTGGTTAATACCACCCATGATTGTGGCCCTCGCCAGCGGAAGCTGAATCTGACCAAGAATACGGGCGGGGTGTGCGCCGAACGCGTGGGCTGCCTCGACAACCTCTTTATCGACCTGCTTAATGCCGAGCTCCGTGAAGCGGACGGCGGGAGCAATCGCGAAGAGGACCGTGGCAACGATACCGGGGACGACACCGATGCCGAGCAGCATGACGAACGGAATGAGGTAAACGAACGCCGGCATGGTCTGCAGGAAGTCCAGAACGGGACGGACTACCGCGGACACGTACTTATTCTTAGCGGCGAGAATACCGAGCGGAAGGCCGATGACGATCGCAATGATCGTGGCGACGAGGACGAGCGCGAAGGACGCCATCGCGTTCTCCCACTGGTCGACGCCGTAGATCACGGCGAAGCCGAGAGCGGAGCCGAGAGCAAGCTTCCAACCCTTCGTTGCATAGGCAACGAAGACGAGGAGCGCAATCATCGTCCATTCAGGCAGGTAATCAACGCCGTGGAGCTGCTCTCCGTCAAGCTCGTAGGTGACAAGGAACCAGCGTTCGATCACGAAGGCAAGAGCCAGTGCGGCAAACACGGCGAGTGCGACCTTCTGGCCCTTCCAGAAGTACACGCCCAGTGCAATTGCGACATAGATGCCGCCGAGGATGTACGCGTTGAGGCCAAGGCCTGTGGCGTCAGCAATCAATACCTCTGTTGCCCAACCGAGGGCAATGCCAGCAAGGCCGGCGACAGCAGCCTGCCAACCCTTCCAAAAGTAGATGCCAACGGCGATCGCAATGTAGATAACACCGAGGACATAGGGATTAACCTCAAGGCCATCGCTAGCAGCTATCCAGGTCTTCGAAAGGAAGCCAAGATATGCGCCGATACCGGCGAACACAGCAAGTGCGGTGTGCCTCCAGGAATAGGCGAGTGCAGCGCCCGCGACAAACAGAGCGGCAAGAACAAATACGTTAAATCCCACGGCGCCAGAGCTGACAATCCAGGTCTCTGCCACGTAGCTGGCCATGACGACGCCAGCTCCAAACAGTGCAACCTTGGCACCCCTCCACAGAAGGAGGATCAAAACAACGATGATGCCGATTGACGCAAAGTTCGGAGTCAGCAGGAGATTCTGCAGGAAGTCGTACATCGGGTTTAGCACATCATCGGAAAGGAAGTCCGTGATGGATCTCAGGTTTGCTTTGGCCCATTCGACGGCCTTATCGGCCCACTCGCCGAGCGGGATTCTGAACAGAAGATCGTCAGCCATTACTTGATCTCCTCTCCGGTCGTGCCATCAGCATCGAACGAAGCATCAGCCTCATTCCCTGCCGCGGACTCCTGAGAAAGTTCAACGGCATCGTGATCGACCTCGACGGCGGACGACGCACTCGCAGCCGAATTAGCGCTGAGATCCACTGGCATAACAACATCCTCCTGGCCGAGTGCACGCAGGAGCGTGACATTCGGGATCACACCGAGCAGACGGTTGTCCTCAGAGACGACGGGAACCGTGAGTCGATCGCTTGCCGCAGGGGCGACAACCTGGTTGAGCGGAGTATCGGGGCCGACACCCGGGTGAATCGGGTGAATCAGCTCTTCGATCGAATTGAGGCGCGGGTTCTTGCGGAGAGCTTGAACGATTTCATCCGCATAGACAGCGCCAGCAAGGACCCGCGAACCGCCGTTTGTTACCCAGCCGCCCGGGGAAGCAACTTCCTCAAGCTTGCGCAGAATAACGTTCGGGCCGTCATTCATGTACAGGCGGGTCATGGGCTTCACCATGATCGATGAAGCGGTAATGACGCGGGAACGGTCGACGTCCTGGACGAACCGCTCGATGTAGTCGTTCGACGGGTTCGTCAGGATCTCCTCGGCCGTGCCGATCTGATCAACAGAACCGCTCCTCATAACCGCAATGCGGTTGCCGACAAACATGGCCTCGTTGAGGTCATGGGTAATAAAGATAATGGTGCGGCGCTTAGCTTCCTGGATCTCCAGGAGTAGCTCCTGCATGTCCCGCCTGATAAGCGGGTCAAGTGCCGAGAACGCCTCGTCCATGAGCAGGATCGGTGCATCGGCGGTCAGTGCGCGAGCCAGGCCCACACGCTGCTGCATGCCGCCCGACAGCTCGGACGGGTAGTTATCCTCCCAGCCCTCAAGGCCGGTCGTCTTCAAAGATTCTTTTGCGCGCTCAAGGCGCTCAGCCTTACCGACGCCCTCAATCTCCAGCGGATATGCCGCATTGTCGATCACGGTGCGGTGGGGGAGCAGGGCGAAGTGCTGGAACACCATCGACATCGAATCGCCGCGGAGCTTACGTACCGCCTTCTTCGACATCGACGTGATCTCGTCATCGCCAATGTAAATCTTGCCGCCTGTTGCTGGGCCGAGAGCGTTCAGGGTGCGGAGCAGGGTGGACTTGCCGGAGCCCGACAGGCCCATAACGACAAAGATTTCGCCAGGCTCAACCTCAAAGCTCACATTGTTTACTGCGACGGTAACGTCGTCGGGAACTTCGTCAAGGCTTGCTCCTTGCTGGAGCATTTTTGTCGCCTTGGCCGCATCCTTCCCAAAAACCTTGTAGACGTTCTCGCAACGGAGACCCTTCATCTACTTTCCTTACTTCTAAATCAATAACTTCAGTACTGCTGGTTTACGTAGTGCGCATAAGGACCGGGTGTGACGTGAATCGCGAATTGTTCCACACGCGGGTCAACCTCGACAAGACTCCCAAACTTCCCGCGAACCGTACAAATAACAGTTAAATAACGAAAATTTTCCTCGTTTCCGAGTAATCGGCACCGGCTAGGCGTTTACGGTGAATCCCCCAGAGAATTTTCAGACTCCAAATGTGACTCACTCTATAGTAAAAAATACAAGATTTCTGCATTAATGCAATGATCATGCGAGGAGTAAATTGACTGGCTCTCAAGTCGAGGTAAAACATCTTCGAAAATCCGCCAATTTCTTTGGCACCTTAGTCTGATATCCGCAGAAGCGCAACGCATATATGCAATTGTGATGCAACTGTAACGCAATGCAAGGGGCCACATTCCCGTCGTTGTGTGGGCTCCGTGGGCGACGTGCAGATCTGTGAGGGCGCATGTCAACCCTGCGACAGTCCTGGCGCCGCTAGCCCGTGCAGGGCACGGGCTACTCCGAGGCGCTAACCACCGACTATGCCTTGGCCGCTGCCGCCGATGAGCGGCAGTTGAAAACTGAGCTCCGATTCGGCAATCCAAAACTGAGCATCGCGGACGAGTTGCGACTCTGGGCTGGACGGTGAGGGTTGCGTGTCAAGAGTGGGTTAAGTGTCAAAAAGTGTGTCTTTATTCTGGGATGGCCATGCTCTCGCACGGGAAAGTCCGCGTCTGCATGCTTTGGCTGGAATTGGGGGTGTGGCCTATTAGCCTCGGGGTGGTGCTCGGTGTGGAAGAGAAAAACCCCGACTCTCTGATGTGAGTCGGGGTTATACTGCGCGCCCGGAGGGATTCGAACCCCCAACCTTCTGATCCGTAGTCAGATGCTCTATCCGTTGAGCTACGGGCGCGTGTCGCTTGGACGTCATTCATCATAGCGCTCTTTTTGGGCAATGTGCGAACTCAGTTCGCATGAAAGCCGTCACCATTTGATGTGAGGGGCGCTCAGCCGATGGGTTCCGGCCTTATCCGAGCGTGCGGAGAAGCTGGGCCCTGCGTGGGCGGACCGGGATGTCCCAGGTGCCGACAAATTCCTCAACGTCGCCCTTGAACTGCCTCTTGAAGTGCAGGACGCCGGCGTCCGAAGCGTCGTCGGTAAAGATACCCGTGATTCCGAACGTGTTGTAGCGGTCCATTCCGTTCTCCGTGGCCCACTCAAACATGGCTCGGTGGATGAGGTAAATGCCGTAGTAGGACTGGTATTCGCGGTAGGAACCAGAAAGGAGGTAGACAAGCTCATTCGGGCAGGTAATAAAAAGAGAACCGGCAAGAACGATTTCGTTCCCTGCCTCGGCCTGGTGCTTGCGGGTTTCATCAGCGCGTCGCTCCAGTACTTTCAGCCGGTTGTTGGCCTCGTTGCGCGCGGTACGCTGCTTCTTTGCGAGGTTCTTGCCCTCTGCCTGAAGCATTGCCTCCTGCTCGTCAACGCCCCGGACCTTGGTTCGCAGCTCCTGGGCTTCCGACTCGACGCCAGCTAGGTAGTCGTCGCAGTTAAGTGTCGCAACGGGGGCGAAGACCTTCTCGGGTTTGGCCCGCTTGAGTCCCTTGTAGAACTCCATCGCATTCGCGGAGATCTTCTGCATCTCCGACCTGTCCGACGTGTGGTCGAGGATTTCCTCCAGAACATCAAACTCGTCCGCTTCGAGGAAGCGGATGGTGACGCCCGGGGTGCCGACACGGTTGAATCCGGTGCGAACAACCTGACCAACGGACTTCATGACGTCATCGAACGACATTCCCGCAATGTTCTTCGTGTAGAAGAAGCGTGCCTGGATGTCAGCAGAATCGTAGAATTCCTTCTGCACATTGATGCCGCCAAGCTCAGACATGGTCGCCTTGAAAGTGTCGGCAAC
This genomic window contains:
- a CDS encoding peptidoglycan bridge formation glycyltransferase FemA/FemB family protein — its product is MRFTRLSQSAYARFIYSQERVLFPQLPGYAEERRSEGAEILEVGVVDDVDGEEKIVAAALLRYQPWMKVFKRINIAYGPIMDYSNRDLVRFFFSELRTFAKKDRSVLSIRFNPLVAEKFYDDITPVEHNPVADTFKATMSELGGINVQKEFYDSADIQARFFYTKNIAGMSFDDVMKSVGQVVRTGFNRVGTPGVTIRFLEADEFDVLEEILDHTSDRSEMQKISANAMEFYKGLKRAKPEKVFAPVATLNCDDYLAGVESEAQELRTKVRGVDEQEAMLQAEGKNLAKKQRTARNEANNRLKVLERRADETRKHQAEAGNEIVLAGSLFITCPNELVYLLSGSYREYQSYYGIYLIHRAMFEWATENGMDRYNTFGITGIFTDDASDAGVLHFKRQFKGDVEEFVGTWDIPVRPRRAQLLRTLG
- a CDS encoding quaternary amine ABC transporter ATP-binding protein is translated as MKGLRCENVYKVFGKDAAKATKMLQQGASLDEVPDDVTVAVNNVSFEVEPGEIFVVMGLSGSGKSTLLRTLNALGPATGGKIYIGDDEITSMSKKAVRKLRGDSMSMVFQHFALLPHRTVIDNAAYPLEIEGVGKAERLERAKESLKTTGLEGWEDNYPSELSGGMQQRVGLARALTADAPILLMDEAFSALDPLIRRDMQELLLEIQEAKRRTIIFITHDLNEAMFVGNRIAVMRSGSVDQIGTAEEILTNPSNDYIERFVQDVDRSRVITASSIMVKPMTRLYMNDGPNVILRKLEEVASPGGWVTNGGSRVLAGAVYADEIVQALRKNPRLNSIEELIHPIHPGVGPDTPLNQVVAPAASDRLTVPVVSEDNRLLGVIPNVTLLRALGQEDVVMPVDLSANSAASASSAVEVDHDAVELSQESAAGNEADASFDADGTTGEEIK
- a CDS encoding ABC transporter permease; translation: MADDLLFRIPLGEWADKAVEWAKANLRSITDFLSDDVLNPMYDFLQNLLLTPNFASIGIIVVLILLLWRGAKVALFGAGVVMASYVAETWIVSSGAVGFNVFVLAALFVAGAALAYSWRHTALAVFAGIGAYLGFLSKTWIAASDGLEVNPYVLGVIYIAIAVGIYFWKGWQAAVAGLAGIALGWATEVLIADATGLGLNAYILGGIYVAIALGVYFWKGQKVALAVFAALALAFVIERWFLVTYELDGEQLHGVDYLPEWTMIALLVFVAYATKGWKLALGSALGFAVIYGVDQWENAMASFALVLVATIIAIVIGLPLGILAAKNKYVSAVVRPVLDFLQTMPAFVYLIPFVMLLGIGVVPGIVATVLFAIAPAVRFTELGIKQVDKEVVEAAHAFGAHPARILGQIQLPLARATIMGGINQVIMLALSMVVIAGMVGAGGLGRDVYTSVTQVNMELGAESGLAVVILAIFLDRTTAAFGRSKHDEVGK